DNA from Sulfurimonas xiamenensis:
TAAAAAATCAAGACAATTTAGGTTTTGGAAAAGCCTGTAATATTGGAGCCAAAAACTCTCAAAGTGATTTTATACTTTTTTTAAATCCGGATGCGATGGTGTATGAAGATACATTTAAAAAACTGTTTGAGTATATAAAGCACAACGATACAAAAGATGTGGCAGTTTATGGTGTGCAGCTCATCGGTGATGATGATAAAGTGCAGAGAAATTGTGCAAGGGTTCCATCGCTTAGTAGTTTTATAAATCGCTCTTTAGGCTTAAATAAACTAAATCCAAAGCTATTTCCATCTTATACTATGCAAGAGTGGAATCATTTGAACACTAGAGAAGTCGATCAAGTGATGGGTGCTTTTTTTATGATCAAAAAAGATATTTTTGAAAAATTAAATGGATTTGATGAAAGGTTTTTTGTCTATTATGAAGAGTTAGAGCTGTCAAAACGAATTAAAGATGCTGGTTATAAAACAGTTTTTGTGTCAGAAGCACAAGCCTACCATAAAGGTGGAGGAACTTCTGAGCAAGTGAAAGCGAAAAGACTGTTTTACAACACAAGAAGCCGCCTTATTTATGGGTTTAAACACTTTGGTTTTTTTAGAGGTCTTTTTTTGATGATTTTTACTTTTTTATTTGAGCCTTTGACAAGAACGGCTTTTTCACTTATAAAAGGCAAATACAGTGAGATTTTGGAAAATTTTAAAGGATTTTATATGCTTTACCTAGATAGCTTTAGTATTGTAAAACAAGGGCTAAAAAAGTGAATGAAGAGATAAAAGTTTTAGTTTTAACAAAGTATGATGCAAAAGGGGCTAGCAGCAGGCTTAGAAGTATTCAGTATTTTGATGGATTGGAAGCAAATGGTATAAGCATAGAGCATTCTCCTTTGTTTGATGACATCTATTTAGAAAATCTATATAGTGATAAAAAGATAAGCAAGGCATATGTTTTTAAGCGATATTTTAAAAGGATGATCAAGCTTTTTAGTTCTAAGGGTTATGATCTGCTTTGGATAGAAAAAGAGCTGTTTCCTTGGATTCCTTTTAATGTTGAGGGGTTATTGAAAGTGCTTGGCATAAAATATATCGTTGATTATGATGATGCTATATTTCATAACTATGATCAACATAGATTAGGTGTTGTAAGATTTTTACTATCTTGTAAAATACCAAATGTGATGAAAAATGCTGCTTTAGTAACTGTTTGCAATAGCTATTTAAAGCAAAAAGCTATAGACTCAGGAGCTAAAAGAGTTGAGCTGATGCCGACGGTAGTTGACTTAGATAGATACAAGGCTGTTAGTGAAGCGGATAATGACATTTTAACCATTGGGTGGATCGGCACTCCAA
Protein-coding regions in this window:
- a CDS encoding glycosyltransferase family 2 protein is translated as MLKTFDIVTVNWNSGEQLKDCVESIQEAEFSNCILNKVVVVDNDSKDNSLELIEALNYEKLEIIKNQDNLGFGKACNIGAKNSQSDFILFLNPDAMVYEDTFKKLFEYIKHNDTKDVAVYGVQLIGDDDKVQRNCARVPSLSSFINRSLGLNKLNPKLFPSYTMQEWNHLNTREVDQVMGAFFMIKKDIFEKLNGFDERFFVYYEELELSKRIKDAGYKTVFVSEAQAYHKGGGTSEQVKAKRLFYNTRSRLIYGFKHFGFFRGLFLMIFTFLFEPLTRTAFSLIKGKYSEILENFKGFYMLYLDSFSIVKQGLKK
- a CDS encoding glycosyltransferase family 4 protein, with product MNEEIKVLVLTKYDAKGASSRLRSIQYFDGLEANGISIEHSPLFDDIYLENLYSDKKISKAYVFKRYFKRMIKLFSSKGYDLLWIEKELFPWIPFNVEGLLKVLGIKYIVDYDDAIFHNYDQHRLGVVRFLLSCKIPNVMKNAALVTVCNSYLKQKAIDSGAKRVELMPTVVDLDRYKAVSEADNDILTIGWIGTPKTEMYIMELCDVFEKVSQTIDIKVVVIGGKNFHSDKFSYEILPWSEEREIEYLQQIDVGIMPLSDTNWEKGKCGYKLIQYMACGKPVVASAIGMNCEIVEENKNGYLASTSQEWIDAFIKLSDSKLRVELGKKARKDVEEKYSLQNTLAKRVKFIKDSFER